One segment of Neodiprion fabricii isolate iyNeoFabr1 chromosome 1, iyNeoFabr1.1, whole genome shotgun sequence DNA contains the following:
- the LOC124183827 gene encoding putative riboflavin kinase, with translation MFQAGLPHFAVGPIVKGFGRGSRELRIPTANYPDEVVQNLPKEIATGVYCGFASVNKEEVHKMVMSIGWNPFYENSQKTMETHIMHNFQDDFYGAELRVVMLGYLRPEKKFDSVDDLIAEIRADIDAADALLNESKFSVYRTNCFFTEDDNDQQKSTEGVQKTRRRGLCNHVESCILS, from the exons ATGTTTCAAGCCGGTTTACCACATTTCGCAGTTGGCCCAATAGTGAAAGGCTTCGGCCGAGGTTCCAGAGAATTAAGAATCCCAACAG CAAACTATCCGGACGAAGTAGTGCAAAATTTGCCTAAGGAAATTGCCACCGGTGTCTATTGCGGATTCGCATCTGTCAATAAGGAAGAAGTTCATAAGATGGTGATGAGCATAGGCTGGAATCCTTTTTACGAAAATAGTCAGAAGACGATG gaGACACATATAATGCACAATTTTCAAGACGACTTTTACGGAGCAGAATTAAGAGTTGTAATGCTTGGTTATCTGAggcccgaaaaaaaatttgactctGTTG ATGATCTAATTGCGGAAATACGAGCGGATATTGACGCTGCCGACGCACTCCTTaacgaatcaaaattttcggtttatcGAACCAACTGTTTTTTCACCGAAGACGACAATGACCAACAAAAAAGTACAGAGGGTGTTCAAAAAACAAGACGAAGAGGACTTTGTAATCATGTCGAAAGTTGCATACTTTCgtaa